The Ailuropoda melanoleuca isolate Jingjing chromosome 4, ASM200744v2, whole genome shotgun sequence region GATGACCCACCTTgaacttcttcctcttctccacctCTTCCTTGAGGCAGGCCTCGTAGTTTGCAATCTCTGCCTCCACACACTTCAGCAGTGCCAGCAACTCCTGCCAAAATCCCGCAATGCCCCCCTCAGGGGGGCTGGCCAGCATCAAAGTCCCCCCAccaggaggcagctggaggcAAGGATGAGCAGCCAGAGTCCGCAGAGCCTACGAAGGCCCCGGCTGCTACCCAACCCAGACAGGCTTCCTGGCGCCAGGCTTCCACCACCCACCTTTACACCAGAGCTCCAAGGCCCCAGCACCTGGGCGGCAGTGCCTCAGGCCTTCCCACCAGCAAGATAAGAAGAGAAGGCTGCAAAGGGACTCACCTTGGGTGAGTACTTCTCCCCACTCAAGGGCTCACCAGGCCTGGCCAACCCAGGCTTCTCTCTGCTGTCCGCAGTGTCCACTACCTCCTTCTCTTCCGGGCTACTGGACCCCTGGCTGCCTTGGCTCGGTCTGCTGCAGGGTGAGGAACCCTTCCCACCCTCTGGGAAAAGAAGGCACGAGAAGACCCCTCAGAGCACAGAACACTTGGTGGTCACTTGGCCACCCCCCTGCTCAGTACACCAAGCGGCCAGTGAGCAGTCACAGGCGCACCTGTCAGTGCCAGGGGACTCAGCACCCCATCCTCAGCGAGGTGCAGCAGGCCCGTGCTGATGACAGGACCGAGGTCGCGTACAGCGCGATTGTAGCGGATGCAGTCAACACGGAGCAGGCTGTCATCCTCTCCAAAAAGCACCTTGGAGATGTGAGAAGTGACAGGGCTGGAGGGCCGCGTCGGGTTGGCTGAGCGAATGGGCGACCGCAGCGGCGAGTTGAAAGCACTGCCGATCTCGGAGGCTGTGTCCGTGCTCTCGTTGCTGGGGGTGGGCGAGGGCTGCGAGTGTGTGGGGACCGCCACGGCTGGGCTTGCCGCCCCGCTGTTTGTCTTGATGGACAGAGGAATTGAGAGGTCTTTCTGGGACTCTTTGAGCTTCTCAGCCAAGACATTGATGGTGTTGGGCTGCAGCACCGACAGCTGCCCGTCCCCAGAGCCACTCAGAGGCCCTGGCTTCCCTGGCCCCTTTCGCTTGTACCTGGGGGGCCCAAGGAGAGGTGAGACAAGGGAAGGGGCCAGGCGACCCCGCCCAGCAGTGTCCAGAATAGCCCTGGGCACGTCCTGGCCTCCAGAGACTGACACGGCAGCTCCTCACACTGGGTCTGACAGCCTGACCTGGCCATGCCAAGCCTGGCCCCCTAAGCTCCAAACACCACAGCCACGTGTTCCCAAAGGACACCTCTATTCCAGCTGCCTCACTCTGGCCTTGCGCCAATGCGAGGTCTTCTGACAGAGCTGCTCCCTGCCCCATCTCCTCCACCCCTGCTTCATCCAGTCCTTCGAGGCCTCGCCGGAAGGCCACCTCCCAACAGACAGGCCTTGTTATCTGGTTAAATGTCTTTAACACTCCCCCAAGCCCTCCTGGAGTCTTGGGGACCTGGGACCTGTCGTCAGCCCCCGCGTGCCAGCCTCCCACAGGACCCAGCACTCAGCAGGTGCTCAGTGTTATATGCTAAAGGGCAGCCTCAGACATGGGTTGGAATAGTCAAGATAGCATCTGTAGCACTCGAGCTTCCAGCCTTCCGGAGCTGAGGCTGACCTGATGGCAGAGTTGGTGTTCTGCACGTCATCGTCCTCATCATCCTCGTAGTCATCCTCGTCGTCCGAGTACTGCTGGGGGGGGCGGACTGGAACTCGGCTGCGGCCCACACCTGCTGCCAGGTCTTCCTCCTCCTGAGGCAGAGACCAAAAGCAGCCATGAGCAGGGACCAGTCAGCCCGGCCTGGACACAGTACTCACAGCCAGAAAGCCAACACGGCTCTCCAGGTCACGTCCACCGAATCCCAGGTGTTCCGAGCCCACCCTTGATTCCTGGGGAGGCTGCTGCCCACCCACACGACCCGCCTGTGCAAGACTTCTAAGACAAACAGAGCACCCTGAAACACGTGCCTTTATTGTGCCAGCAAAACCTAACTCATAGAGTGGTACCAGGAACATGCCCTAAACATCCTGCCCCACTGCCGTGTGAGTGGACTGAAAGCTggagttctctctgcctctctcagccCCTGTGGGGCCTTTCTGGGTAGCAGAGAGACTTGGCCACCTAGGCCTTCGTATAGGGTGAACACCAAGGAACCACCTAAGGAAACTGCTTGTTGCAGCCTCTCAGGGGAGTACTGGAGGGGCTCGGGCAAGGGTGCTCCCAGCTCACCTGCATGGGGGACTTGGCATAGTTGTGATTGTCCAGAAAGGCCGGCAGCCGCTGAACAATGGGAGCGGGGTTGGGAGGAACCCCATTGAGGCTGCTCCCAGGAGGCTTCACCACCAGCTTGGGTTTGCTGGGAGGGCTGTGGGCTGGGGCTTGGGGGCAGGAACCAGCCACTTCCTCCACACCGTCTGAGAGGACAAGGAGCACAGGCAGGACCTTCAGCCAGATCCAGAAAACCTGTCCTCAGACCACCATCTCCCCAGATATAGcactgctccctcctcccttgcCAGAGAGGAACAGGTGCGCTGGCTAACGGGATGAGAGTCCGCAAACTCTAGGTCGTGGGCCCACAGCGAGATGAAGGATGAGAcgggaaaagggagggagggagacaggaaaaaaaaaaaagcttcttaaGAAAACCAGAAAGGGAATATTTATTATAGAGAAGGTTCAGGAGCTGTGGTAATGTCAGCCCTTTACAAGTACCTTGCTTTAGGAGATGACTGCTCTCCCTCCATGTTCCGAGGAGAGAGGGCTACTGGCACCGGGCCTCAGGCCTCCCACAGGAGCCTCTGAACCTCTGCCCAAGTGCATCCATACAAACAGACTTGCTCTGCTTGGGCCTCTCGGCTCAAGCTGTGATGGGGTGGCTCCGAGGCCAAGGGGAGGCGCCAAGATCCCCGGTACCTGTGTGAGTGCACTCGGAGGCCGCTGCGGCCCTGCTTGCCTCCAGCGCCAGCGGGGACTTGCTGCTGGCTGGTTTGGACTCCTCAGCCAGCTGTGGCTCTTGAGACTTGTGGGTCTGAATCAGCTCTGGCTGTGTTACCCTGATCAGCTAAAAACAGAATTCAAGGCTCAGAGGAGTGAAAGCAGAACCCCCAGCCGCTTGCTTGGACAGGGAAGGGCCTTAGTTCTACCTGCTCACTCACAAGGAAACAGAATAGCTGAACCCAAACCTCCTTTTAGAAGCTAttcgccctccccaccccaagtccCAGCTTTCCCACagggaaagcaaaggaaaggagtGGTCAGGTGAAGCCCAACAGATCCATAATAAAGAGTGATCTGGGAATCAGAAACCACACCCCAGTGGAGGGAAGAGGGATGGCGGGAGCGGTCCCCACCTGCTGCAGGGCCTCCAGTACTGTCTGACGGTTCACCTTCAGCACATGCAGCCTGGCCTCGTACTTGATCCTGCGGTCGGGCACCACCGCCATCAGGTTGAAGCGGATGTCGTGGTAGGGCTCCCTGCAGTCACAGCCGCAGCCGTGAGAGCAGCTCCCGCCCCAGCACCACCATCAAGCTGAGATAAAAAATCTGGCAGGGCTCCCTGAAGTCACAACTATAGCCACAGGTATGGGCGCCACCCCAACAGGCGGGCAGCAGCTAGCAATGCACACCAGGCAGCTGAACTGGTGCCTTCCAATGACCTGCACGAGGGGCCTATCAGCAAGTGAGCCAGCATGTCTGGGACACCTAAGGCTCCACcaaggcctccccctcccccgcctgtCCCAAAGCAGGCCATACGCAGCCTGGGTGAGAAATAGGGCAAGGAGGTGGAAGCCCAAGATCTCAGCTTGACCTGGCCAGATTCAACATGTGGCCTTGCATGAGTCATCTGACCTCTCTGCTTTCCCCTTTCTGCGTCCCTCCCAATGGAGGCACAGCTCCAGAGGGAAGGGCAAGCACAGAGCCCTTACCCTGCGGTGGCAAGGCCGATTCGCTCCATGATGACCCGCCGGGCCTTGTCTGTCCACTCCTCATCCTCCCCCCAGGGCCCTAGGGAAGACCAAGATGAGGAGTCAGCAGGTGGGAAGCCCTGAGTTTGGACAGGccaggagtgggaaggaagacGGAGAGCAGTTGAGTCAGGGAGTCTGGGGTAGTCAGGTAGCGCAGTGCAGGGTGCCATCCAGCCAGAGACAGATGCCCTCAACACCACCCCCCTGCCACTGGGTCCCCAAGCACCCGAGAATCCTGAGCCCTAGCTCCCTAGAAGGTAAGCAGAAAAACCCAATGGGTCCCTACCATGGTCAATGGGGTAGACCTTCAGCCCATCCAGCTCGAAAAGCCGGCCCGTGATAGGCACATAGCTGACAAAGTGAAACGCTTCCATCGTCCGCACAGCACTAAGGCCATTCTGCTTCTCGGGGAGGTGGCGTGGCTCAGGCCTAGGGAAGGACATACTCAGGGCCCAGAATGAGACAatccttcctcccccacaccctcccatcAGCTCCCACAGCTCCCACATACCTGGCATGGCTATTATGTGCCTTGGCCAACTCTGGGGCATTGCCAATCGCATATCCTTTGCTCTAGAGAGACGGAAATAAGACATCAAAACAACTTCTCAGGTGGGCCTCTGGGTGGGAAGCAAAGCTCCGGAGAACAGGCCTGGAGGCATTCCAGGAACCTGAAGCAGCATAGATGGATTTTCCTGAAAGGTTAGTGGGGACAGAAAAGAACTCCGGAGCCCCAGAACAATGGGGTTAGTCTGGCACGGTAATGAGTGGACACTGGAGAGCAACGTGGCCTGACACAGACCTGACAAATTCCTAACACACTGTCACCTAAGGAATGTTCCTTTCCTCCTTAGGTCTTGAGCCTAAAATTTAAGGGTCAAACATAAGgtaaattatttgaaagaaaatggcCTCATCGCATCAAATGCCATATGGTAGCACTGCAAGTGGGCCCGGGAATCAGATCTGCCCAGCAAGCTGGGAGCCGGGATTGAGGTACCGTGGCCTACCTCCGGGCTGAAGCCTTTGGTGAAGTCCTTCATGCGACTCAGGGTGGGCCCCAGGTCCACACTGCTGCAGTTCAGGAGCACGCTCAGCAGGGCATGAGTGGCACAAGAGTTGGGGATCAGCTGTGAAACCCAAGAACAGTCACTCATACACAGCATGCCTCACCCCAAGCCATACTCATTTACTCATTGAGAATGGGGACCCACAGAGGGACAGTCCTATCTGGACAACAAAACTCATCAGCTTCCCTCAGCTCCACCcaacatttgttcattcaactaAATACCCACCAGCTGTCTGGGGAGATGCAGAGCAGACTCAACACCCGCCTGCTCTAAAGGTACTCCCTTTTGTAATGAACTAAGAGCTCAGCTCCTTCTGCCAGGGGACTTCTCTAACCGCCACTGCTGGTATCTGCCTAtcttctcctcctgccttcccccactTCCACTTCCCAGCAAAGACAATGGCAGCATCCCACCCTCCAGACGGAACACAGAGCTCAGCAGACCTGATGGGCAAAGAACATGTTATTCACAATATCATCATCAATCACAGACGTATCATCCACCAAGGTAGACACCTTGCGACGGGATCGGCGTTCTTCGATCCATTTGAACAGGAAGATGAATCCATACACTGGGCTGGGGAAAGTAAGGGGCAAAGCTAGACCAGCCAAGTGGGGGAAGGCAATCAgcatcccctttcttctcctgcctaTTCCCATACCCTGTgttgccactcaggtgcccttccCATGATCCCACCTCTACCCTGGCTTCTTTCCAACAATGCCTCAATTGGCCCTTTGCCCTCACACTCAGAAGACTGCTGCAGGCAGAGTCAAGCATCAGCTTCTGGCTGTGAGGCTACAGGATACCCTGCGTCCTCATGAAGTCTATGGTTCTGGGATAAGAGAAGAAAAGCTGGAACCTGTGGCCCACAATAAGGTAGGAACAGAaggtaaagcaagaaaaaaacctCTGATCGAGGAATTTAAACACTAATTCTCACTGTGAACCCCAAGGCCTGGGCCTCAGTGCAGTGAAGAAAGCAAATGAACACCTATATCAGTCCCTTCTTTCCTGGAAGATAAAAAGAGATCTCTCAGTTCATGCACTGTAATCGCTCCACACCTTTACTCTGCGGGACGACCAAGACAAGGCCCTGAAGTTGGTCACCCTGGAGGGGGCCTTGTCAGATGCCACACACCAGCCAATCAATACAAGGCCTTTGTGAAGGGATTAAAGCCACCGGCACACAGGTACATGAAATCAGTAATTAATAAATTACAGCAGGCACTGTGTGACCTGGGTCAAGAGAAGGGGCTACCTTCCCGCTACAAAACCAGAAAAGGCAGCTGAACTGTACTGCAAAGGATGGTTAGATTTATACAGGGGGAAAGGGACTACTACATAAAGGGAAGTGCTGAaggaagactgggagaaaacaaaaatatcagctCGATCAGGAGGGCACCCAAAGACGAGGGGTGCTTCCATGTATGAGACTTTATAACTTGGGATTCCTACACTACCTCCCTTGAGGGGCACTCCTCCCCTGGCCCTTCCCTTGCCCTCGGGGTGTTAAGGGAAGGCCCTAGCACCAAGCCACTCACCCCTGACATTTGCTCTGAAGGTCATAGATCTCCTCCACCTGCACCCCTTTGACACCTGCgatcagggaaggaaagaagtcGGGACGGGCAGCCCCAGGCTGTGGAGCGAGGGCACAGGAGTGGGCCTCCACAGCCCGGATCGGGCGGGTAGGAGAGACTCTTACCGAAATCTTCCACCAAGAGGGTGAAGAGGCCTGGGTGGGGCGACAAAAAGAGCAGGTGGTGGTCAGGCGGGCGCGTTTCGGGCCCACCCGGCCTCCTCTGACCCCGGCCCGTCCAGCACCCTCCTCACCAGGGTCGCtctccagctccagccagcccTTATTCATCTTCCACCGGGGCGGCCCCTCAGCGCCATGTCCAGGCCCTCCCGACCCACCGCCGCCCGCGCCGGGAGCCCCCGCTGTCCCGGGGCCCCTAGCCCCACACACAGACAACGGGCCCAGTTGGCGTCACCCGCCCGCGCCGGCGACACTACGTCACCATGGCGCGACGTTCTTCGCCCCGCCTCTGGGCTTGTCTTCCGCGGGACGGATTCTGGAGGTCCGGGCGCTCCCGCtagggggcggggcgggcgcgCGGCCGTTAGCGCGCGGCCGTTAGCGGTCCTCCCCTACCAACGGTCGGTGACGCGGTGGTCCCCGCGGCCGCAGTCTCCCTGGGTCGCAGTCCGCGTGACCCGGCCCCCGTTTGCGCGCTCGCCCCCTTCGCCGGCGCAGTCACCGCGCGGGGCGGCCGCCCGTGAGGTAGCTACCACGGCTTGTGACAACGAATAAAGCTCCGGACAGCGGCGCCCTCGGCGACAGCTGGGCGGGCGGCCCCGACCGGGAGCCGCGGCCTGTGCGCTACCGTGAGGAGCGAGCGGCGGAGGCGACCTCCGGCCCGGCCGCGCACCAGCCGCCCGGCAGGCGCGACATGAGCCTGGCCTGGCATCCGCGGGATGCTCCTTGAGCCCCTTCTCCGGCTGTTACCTCCGGGGGACGGTTGTGGCCACACCGACACgtattttccaaataaatcatTGTTTATTCTTGCGGCGGCGGGGCCGAACAcgcttatttattaattttttcaacaaGGCTTTACCCAACGCTCATCCAGTGAAAAGCTTGGTAACCGTTCCAAGGGAGCATCCGCTCGTTAGGAAATCTCGGACTGAGCTGCTCGTGGAAGCCGGCATTTGCAACGTCCCTCCTCAAATGCTCTGAAGATTGTTGCGTCTTCCCGTAACTACCAGTGTGCACAGAATCCCACTCAAGGAACGTCTTCGTCCAGCGATGCAAAGAACTGACgtttcaaggttttatttctaTTGCCTGATGGCCGGGATTTCCCCACAACGACCCGGAGCCGCTCAGTAGTCCCGAAAGTGGGTCCCCCTAGTGCGagccctcctctcttctcttccagccTGGCCAAGTGCTTTTGTTGAATAAGAAGCCATCAAGTGCCATGACTTCTGCAAGTGCAACTCATGGGTCGGAAGAGGAGATGGAGCAAACACAAAGAGAGGAAGGGTGGTCTAGTCGTAGTTTTCTGAACAGCCTTAGCAGTTGTATCCAAGGAGAACAGTGGACAGCCCCTGCAGATGTTCACGCTTCCCAGCTGTGCTCTGAGGACATGGGTGCTGGAGTGTCTGTCCCTGGAGTGACCCGATTCACTCAGCTCTCCTCCGAAGAAATgctgtccttccccctcccttgACTAGACACAGTCCTTCCTTCATGGGAGTggattttatgtctttttcaatCGTCTCTTCCCTTTCCGGGATTTCCCCGTTAGCCAGTGAACGCTAAATTTGCGGTCTGCTGacattggtggggggggggaggcagggtgtCGTCTCCACTTTGGGACATTTTGCTCTTGGCTCAGATCTAGGACAAAGGTTGGGAACAGACCAAACCTCAATGGCCAGCCGAGCCTGATGACAAGGGGTGATGTGTCAGTGTTCTCTCTTGTCTCCCACTAGAGGGAGTTCTTGCTTCAGGCAGCCAAAATCCCAGGGACTCCTTTTCCTGGGAAAGAGCTACCTTCTCTAAGCCCTTACCTGGTAGAATTAAGGCTCCTATACTTGGAAGCAAAATGAGCCTCTTTATCCTGAGTGCTACCTCGTGCGTTTAGTAGGCACGAAGAAAACGAAGACCCGTTTAGTCAGGTCAGGCAGTGGTTCCAATTCTTAACTCTGCTGAGTATAAGCAGTAACTCTCATCTTGGGCAAGTGCCTCTTtgtgacctctctgtgcctcagtctcctcatcttgAAAATGGGGAGAGCAGTGGTACCTCCTGCACTGCGTTTTTGTGAGTTAACACAGATGAAATGCCTAGAGCAGTTCTGAtgcaatttaatatttattggctACTACTGGAGTTGATAGTGGGTGGGTCCGTTTTATTGTCACATGGGTTGGACTTTGACCCCGTGGAACCAAATGTAGAATTAAATTGCTGACCAAGCCCTGTTTGTATTTATAGCTGGAAGAACCTGTATTGTCCTCAAAATAGTATAGAAGAATTCAAGTtaggagagagaggcagcagcgAATGAagactataaaagaaaagaagaaggaacgTCAAAGATTGAGGTAGAGTAGGTGACATGAGGGAGTTTGGGAGAAATTGTCCAAAGACCCATGGTACATGCTGTACTTTTTGTCCCCTTTGTGTGGTCTTGAGGGCTGGCTTTGGGTAGCGTGGAAGCATACACCAGTGGTCCCCTGGAAACTGCCCGGTAACCTGTGCCCCCAGGGCTGTCCCTAGTAGCAAAGTGCTGGCTCTGGAGCCCTATGATCTAGATTCATATCCAGGGTCTAACACTTGCTGACGCTAGGTGACCTGGGACAGgttacttcatttctttatgcctcagtttcctcacctggaaaatgtgCATAATAATAGCACCCACTTTTTAGAGCCTTCGGTAGATTCTTTGAGCTAATACATGTGAAGAGCCAAGAATAGTGCTTCGCACTAGGATTTCACCCTCaattttagtatttcattatgCTTTGTGAACATGGTACCACCAGAGATTCAGAGTAGGTGGCAGAAGAAACGGAAGAGCAAAAGGGGGTTTGCTCCTGCATTCATTCAGTCTACACAGGCAGCACAGCCAATGGGAACAGAAAGATAATTACAGTTTCACATAATTCAAATGACTTAGTGGGTACGTTTTGTGCTCTCAAAATTatgcaataaaaaagaaactgatgtcTTAGCCTTTTGATATTTTGGTCCTTCATCAGACCCATGGAGGCATTTTGAGGGAAATGTTATAAAGGGTGTTGACAGGATCCTCAAACACCACTTTGtacctcttccttctcttgtaTAGAAAATCTGCCAAGACAAGGAGGGTAACCCAAAGGAAGCCGTCTTCAGGGCCTGGTAAGAAAGACTGGAGGTTCTGTTCAACCGCTGCCTTCGGGCCTCAGCAAAGGCCACCTACGCAGGGCAGCAACCTTGCTTCTCTAACTGTCCGTCCTACTTATTTCCCAGATTCTCTAGGATCCCGAAGAACTCAGGgtccttgatttttaaatggctaatCCAAAGTTCAAGAAACAAGTTATTTAAAACCACTTgagagaaaagtataaaaagtgaGCAGCTGCAGCCAACTCCCTCAAATGTGGCCAAAATTATATAAAAGCCTAACTGATACCATGCAACACTTCATCCCAACCTCCATCCTTGTCAAAATGTCCTCTTCCCAATACATGACTCTCCCTTGTACTCCCAAAATGAATTCTTAACATTCTCTCCTCCAGTTTGCCGGCTATGCCTTCAAGAACCTGGGGATCCCGAAAAACTGGGGGAATTTCTTCAGAAAGACAATCTCAGCGTGCATTATTTTTGTCTTGTGAGTATAAGGTCCCCTGTGCTTTGAATGTTTCATGGCTTTTGCTGTacagtctgttctctgtttttcatCCAGCCTCAAATCCATAgccctgtttgtttttcttaatagtttttttctttttaaaatctagtcttTAAAAAGTAGTGTACATACCTGCTATAAAATCCTGACAGTATAAAGAAGGTACAATAAAAAGTCACTCCCCAAAACAGTGTTCcccatctttcttcctcttcctagaAGCACATGCTATCAACTGTCCTTTGAGCTGTTTTTGACCCACCATGCTTTTCTTTATTAGCTATAATTTGCACACTATAGAATGCATCAATTGTAAGTGTACAGGTTGATGAGTTTTGATAAGCTCCTATTATCTTGGGGATATAATGTATATCCTCGTGTAAACACCACCCCAAagtatttccatcaccccagcaAGTTCCCACCTGTACCCTTCCAGCCAGTCCCCTCAGAGATCATCACTGTTCTGAtgtatagattagttttgcctcttcttaaatttcatataaatggaatcatacagcaatTGTATTCTTGTCTGGCTTCTCTGACTCAATGCAATGTTTTGGGGATTCGTCCATGATGTTGCATGTGTTGGTAGCTTGTGCCTTTTTGTTGCCtagtagtattctgttgtatgactGTTTTGTCATTGGCTTATTTATCCTTCTGTTGATGGGCATGTAAATTGTTTCTGTTGgggagctattatgaataaagtggcTGTGAATATTCATGTTCAAGTCTTTTTGTAAACACATATTTTCACTTCCCTTGGGCAAATGCCTGGGAGTGGATTTATTGGTAGTGTGCTaactgtatgtttaactttaatgTGAAGTTGCCAAATcactttccaaagtggttgtaccagtttacacCCGCACTAGCAAtttatgagagttccagttgcacGCTATTCCTGCCAGAACTTGATATGGTCTATCtttttaattgtagccattctgctAGGTGTGTActggcatctcactgtggttttaatttgcatttccctgttaaGATGTGGAGCTTCTTTTtgtgtgcttactggccattcaCATACGTTCTTTAGTGaagtacaaatatttttccattgtaaGAGTAGGGTTATTTTGTCTTATCAATTTAtaagaatgtttttatatattctggatgcacATCCTTTTTTAGATAAGTGTATTGTCACTATTTTCTCCAAGTCCGTGGCATgcctcattttcttaatggtgtctttcgaagaacaattatttttagttttgatgaagttcagttcatcattttttttcttttactagtGCTTTTTGTATGTGTACCAAGATATCTTTGCCCACCCATTGAATTACCTTGGTGTCTTTATTGAAATCAATTGACCATGTATCTGTGGATCTGGATGATTTATTTTACGTCGTTGATCTGTGCATCATCCTTCCAACAGCACTGCACGTTTTGATTATTGTGGCTTTATAGTGTCTCAAAATTAAGTATtatattgggggcgcctgggtggcacagcggttaagcgtctgccttcggctcagggcgtgatccctgcgttgtgggatcgagccccacatcaggctcctccgctgagagcctgcttcttcttctcccactccctctgcttgtgttccctctctcgctggctgtctctatctctgtccaataaataaataaaatctttaaataaaaaaaattaagtattataAGTTCTACaacctttttttaagattgttttggctatcaGGTCCTTTTCCATATAAATCTTACATTTAgcttgtcagtttttctttttaa contains the following coding sequences:
- the BAP1 gene encoding ubiquitin carboxyl-terminal hydrolase BAP1 isoform X4 translates to MNKGWLELESDPGLFTLLVEDFGVKGVQVEEIYDLQSKCQGPVYGFIFLFKWIEERRSRRKVSTLVDDTSVIDDDIVNNMFFAHQLIPNSCATHALLSVLLNCSSVDLGPTLSRMKDFTKGFSPESKGYAIGNAPELAKAHNSHARPEPRHLPEKQNGLSAVRTMEAFHFVSYVPITGRLFELDGLKVYPIDHGPWGEDEEWTDKARRVIMERIGLATAGIKYEARLHVLKVNRQTVLEALQQLIRVTQPELIQTHKSQEPQLAEESKPASSKSPLALEASRAAAASECTHTDGVEEVAGSCPQAPAHSPPSKPKLVVKPPGSSLNGVPPNPAPIVQRLPAFLDNHNYAKSPMQEEEDLAAGVGRSRVPVRPPQQYSDDEDDYEDDEDDDVQNTNSAIRYKRKGPGKPGPLSGSGDGQLSVLQPNTINVLAEKLKESQKDLSIPLSIKTNSGAASPAVAVPTHSQPSPTPSNESTDTASEIGSAFNSPLRSPIRSANPTRPSSPVTSHISKVLFGEDDSLLRVDCIRYNRAVRDLGPVISTGLLHLAEDGVLSPLALTEGGKGSSPCSRPSQGSQGSSSPEEKEVVDTADSREKPGLARPGEPLSGEKYSPKELLALLKCVEAEIANYEACLKEEVEKRKKFKIDDQRRTHNYDEFICTFISMLAQEGMLANLVEQNISVRRRQGVSIGRLHKQRKPDRRKRSRPYKAKRQ
- the BAP1 gene encoding ubiquitin carboxyl-terminal hydrolase BAP1 isoform X2 translates to MNKGWLELESDPGLFTLLVEDFGVKGVQVEEIYDLQSKCQGPVYGFIFLFKWIEERRSRRKVSTLVDDTSVIDDDIVNNMFFAHQLIPNSCATHALLSVLLNCSSVDLGPTLSRMKDFTKGFSPESKGYAIGNAPELAKAHNSHARPEPRHLPEKQNGLSAVRTMEAFHFVSYVPITGRLFELDGLKVYPIDHGPWGEDEEWTDKARRVIMERIGLATAGIKYEARLHVLKVNRQTVLEALQQLIRVTQPELIQTHKSQEPQLAEESKPASSKSPLALEASRAAAASECTHTDGVEEVAGSCPQAPAHSPPSKPKLVVKPPGSSLNGVPPNPAPIVQRLPAFLDNHNYAKSPMQEEEDLAAGVGRSRVPVRPPQQYSDDEDDYEDDEDDDVQNTNSAIRYKRKGPGKPGPLSGSGDGQLSVLQPNTINVLAEKLKESQKDLSIPLSIKTNSGAASPAVAVPTHSQPSPTPSNESTDTASEIGSAFNSPLRSPIRSANPTRPSSPVTSHISKVLFGEDDSLLRVDCIRYNRAVRDLGPVISTGLLHLAEDGVLSPLALTEGGKGSSPCSRPSQGSQGSSSPEEKEVVDTADSREKPGLARPGEPLSGEKYSPKLPPGGGTLMLASPPEGGIAGFWQELLALLKCVEAEIANYEACLKEEVEKRKKFKIDDQRRTHNYDEFICTFISMLAQEGMLANLVEQNISVRRRQGVSIGRLHKQRKPDRRKRSRPYKAKRQ
- the BAP1 gene encoding ubiquitin carboxyl-terminal hydrolase BAP1 isoform X1, translating into MNKGWLELESDPGLFTLLVEDFGVKGVQVEEIYDLQSKCQGPVYGFIFLFKWIEERRSRRKVSTLVDDTSVIDDDIVNNMFFAHQLIPNSCATHALLSVLLNCSSVDLGPTLSRMKDFTKGFSPESKGYAIGNAPELAKAHNSHARPEPRHLPEKQNGLSAVRTMEAFHFVSYVPITGRLFELDGLKVYPIDHGPWGEDEEWTDKARRVIMERIGLATAGEPYHDIRFNLMAVVPDRRIKYEARLHVLKVNRQTVLEALQQLIRVTQPELIQTHKSQEPQLAEESKPASSKSPLALEASRAAAASECTHTDGVEEVAGSCPQAPAHSPPSKPKLVVKPPGSSLNGVPPNPAPIVQRLPAFLDNHNYAKSPMQEEEDLAAGVGRSRVPVRPPQQYSDDEDDYEDDEDDDVQNTNSAIRYKRKGPGKPGPLSGSGDGQLSVLQPNTINVLAEKLKESQKDLSIPLSIKTNSGAASPAVAVPTHSQPSPTPSNESTDTASEIGSAFNSPLRSPIRSANPTRPSSPVTSHISKVLFGEDDSLLRVDCIRYNRAVRDLGPVISTGLLHLAEDGVLSPLALTEGGKGSSPCSRPSQGSQGSSSPEEKEVVDTADSREKPGLARPGEPLSGEKYSPKLPPGGGTLMLASPPEGGIAGFWQELLALLKCVEAEIANYEACLKEEVEKRKKFKIDDQRRTHNYDEFICTFISMLAQEGMLANLVEQNISVRRRQGVSIGRLHKQRKPDRRKRSRPYKAKRQ
- the BAP1 gene encoding ubiquitin carboxyl-terminal hydrolase BAP1 isoform X3, translated to MNKGWLELESDPGLFTLLVEDFGVKGVQVEEIYDLQSKCQGPVYGFIFLFKWIEERRSRRKVSTLVDDTSVIDDDIVNNMFFAHQLIPNSCATHALLSVLLNCSSVDLGPTLSRMKDFTKGFSPESKGYAIGNAPELAKAHNSHARPEPRHLPEKQNGLSAVRTMEAFHFVSYVPITGRLFELDGLKVYPIDHGPWGEDEEWTDKARRVIMERIGLATAGEPYHDIRFNLMAVVPDRRIKYEARLHVLKVNRQTVLEALQQLIRVTQPELIQTHKSQEPQLAEESKPASSKSPLALEASRAAAASECTHTDGVEEVAGSCPQAPAHSPPSKPKLVVKPPGSSLNGVPPNPAPIVQRLPAFLDNHNYAKSPMQEEEDLAAGVGRSRVPVRPPQQYSDDEDDYEDDEDDDVQNTNSAIRYKRKGPGKPGPLSGSGDGQLSVLQPNTINVLAEKLKESQKDLSIPLSIKTNSGAASPAVAVPTHSQPSPTPSNESTDTASEIGSAFNSPLRSPIRSANPTRPSSPVTSHISKVLFGEDDSLLRVDCIRYNRAVRDLGPVISTGLLHLAEDGVLSPLALTEGGKGSSPCSRPSQGSQGSSSPEEKEVVDTADSREKPGLARPGEPLSGEKYSPKELLALLKCVEAEIANYEACLKEEVEKRKKFKIDDQRRTHNYDEFICTFISMLAQEGMLANLVEQNISVRRRQGVSIGRLHKQRKPDRRKRSRPYKAKRQ